The stretch of DNA GGCGCCGTAGAGAGGGCCGAGAATGCTTCAGGAGTGCTGTCTTCTCGCCCAGTGGGTGCCTAGAGCCGGTGGCAAGGTGTCAGACTTGAGCCAGCGGTTCTCCTCGCCAGCCGCGCCCAGCCCTCTCCAGCTTTACGCACGGACTTAGCTCGCCCCCTGGCCCCGTGAGGAAGACAGGGACACACCAGTCACGTCTCCTAAGGACTGGACATCTCCCACAATCGTGGGACCTTGTACTAGGGGCTTCCAAGGGCAGAAGAAGTCAGCGGTCAGGACGCTAACGTCGGGGGCCACGGCCTGGCTGGAATGGCCGCAGTTGGCTAGGAGAGGGGCGCACAGCCCGGCTGGCGGGTGGCTAGACTTCTGAGTTAATGTATAATTGGGAGCAGATGGCGGGGGCTGgcggcagcttggggcccgggcCCAGCTAATGAGGGACAATTAGCCCCAAACCTGGTGGGGGCGGTGAGAGTGTCAGAGAGTGATGGCAGATATTTGCTCCTCAAACAGTCTGGCGCTGGGCGGAGGGCGGAGGGCAGAGTGGCTGAGCCTTTGGGCTTGTTGGGCCCTTCTGCCAGGGCCAtttcccccttctccctccctcccatcaccTCTGGGTCGAAAGCCTCTGTTTGTTCAGACCCGAGAGCCCAGTTgtaaaggaggagggagagggtagTTTATGGGGGAAATCGCTGCCACCACCATCTGCCAGAGCTtgttccttctcccttcccagcccctccccgcaGCACCCCTATCTCTGCCCTCAAGCAGCTGTCTGTGGGACCAACCTGATCAGGGCATGCGCATTGGGCCCCCAGATGCTGGGGCCGTTGAAGAGGGTGAGGAGAGAGGGGGCAGGACAGGCGGACCAGCAGCAGGGCTACCCCAGCCTTCCGGGGCAGTCCTCTCACACAGGCATGACCAAGCGGTCCCCAGTAGCCCTGGGTGGGCTGTGTGCACACTGGGACAGGGGCCTTCCTGCCCAGGGTGCTGAAACCTCCTGCTGCAGTCCGCCCTCTGCCTCAGGGCTCTGGGGCAGTCTGAGGATGCGGGAGAAGGCTGTCAGAGGAGGAGAGCCTGTGATGGAGTGAGCTGGAAAGCCTACTTCTGAGATATATTTGGCTTTCGAGAGCAAGAGTTCCCAAACCTAAGATCAAGTAAAGTACACAACACCCACTCCCGTCACCGCCCCACACCCAAAGCATTTACCGAAGAAATCCATGCTTTCCTTCTCTGATTTCAGAGTCTTGTCTTATTGCTCTATACCTTGCATTCTTCCAGATtgatggctgtgaagttttcACAGAACCTGGGTTCTGGGCTGGACCCACAGAACTTTCCATGTTGGCTCCTTCACCCTTCTCCCTGCTCAGGGCTCTGCCCTTGACCATGATGGTATCAGAGCTCGCAGGCGCTGCAGTCTGCTTTACTCCCAGCATCCTGCTCTGCGGGAGCACCCAACCTGGCCCCTGGTGCCCCTCATTCCTTCAGTGATCCAGGAAATCCATGGTGTCTTTTGGGAGAACAGAAGTTGCATTACTTACTTGCACTCTCACAGCCCTAAATCCCTGGCAGAACAGAACTTGACAGTGTCTAGGACAGAAGGTGGCAAAGGCTCACTCAGCACAATTGCCACAGACATTTCTGACCCTCCACCAGGGCCATTGGCAGGGTTCTGAAGCCCAGGAACTCCATTTCTCTTGGGGTCATGTCTAGACTGAGATGCCAGCTGGAGAACTGGTGAGGAACAGTCTCTGGAGGGCGGGCAATACAACCCCTTCTTAGTCACTGTTTTGTCATGATGAAGCTTGAGAAGTCAGTACAGTAATTCACCTAGAGTTGGCCCAAAAGTTTAGGTATGTGTGTTCTGGCTGGGAAGCTGTATCCATGACTCTGGAAGTTTCCTTAATGTTTGTGGGGTAGGCACTGAAAGTCTTGGGGCCATGGTTTGAGGTTCCCTTTCTTCAACATTCCTCATGTCCTCCAGGAGCACTGGTCCCTGAGTGGGAGCACTCTGTCCACAGAGCTGGTACAGTGGTTCTGTACTTACTCCAGGGGGCTACCCATACTGACACAAAATGGGTTTTGAGGACTCCTGGAGGACACAGGGCATCATTGGCTGTGGTTTGCCCTGCCTGAGGGCTGGTTCAGTCAGCCCATGCAcacttccctcctcctctctgctttgctctTGGCCCGTGACATCACTGGCTGCTCCCAGAAGGCTGCCCTCTGCTCCCAGCACGGGCTTTCTAGAGCTCTGGACCCCCCCAGGAGGACGGCAGTAGGAGCCGAGAGGAGGCTGCCACCAGGACCTCACCACCATCACCCCAGAGCCTGCAGGGGTCCCAGGAGCTCAGCCAAGGAGCCTGAGCCGGCCCCCTCCCTGGAGCTGCCAGCTCATCTCCTTACAGGTAGCTGCCCTGCAGGAGCATTGTCTGCTCTGCCGCCCTTGCGCTCTCCACTCCTTTGTGTGGCCAAGCCCAACTCCTCTATCTTTGTCGCTGCCCCATTCCCGCCCACCCATGGGCTCCCTGTCCTGCCTTCCCACCTAGGGAGCAGCTGTAGCTTTTCCGGGCAAGTTAATACAATGTTGGGATCATGTGGTGTGTCTATAAGGAATGAGGTTTTGGCTGGTGACTTGGGACCTGATGATTTTAGGTGTGGAGACATTGTTCAGGCTTGAACAGTGAACCTGCATCCACACCTCTCCTTGAGCTTCACTGTCTTAGGACAGAGTCCTGTCAAGGGGTGTGGGTTTAGTGGACATACCTCTCTCCTACTCTTGTGTTAACACAGCCTTTTACCTGGCcagtctgtctctttttctattcCTTTGGTGGCATTTACACAAATAGGAAGTAGAGGTGGAGGCATACAAAGAGATGCCATTATAAGCTTGATATTTTGGCTTCAGGAGAGGAACTGGCTTCTGAACCTTAAGTATTACTCTTGGAGTGGCTCATAATTTGTGGGAGCCCCAGTTGGTCCCCTGACTTTCTCTTTGGATAAATTTCTGCCTTCATTCATTTCCTGTAGATCTGAGAGCTTGAGGGTAAATGTGGTTCCACCTGGCCAGAAAGGAGTCAAGGCCAGTTAGCTGCTGGATCGGAACTGCAAGCTCCGAGTTCGTGCTTTTTGTGCTGTGTTGTCTCACCTGGCTGCTCTTCTCTCCTCAGTTGCATTATAATCTCTTGGACAGCAAGGATTTTATTCTCTTCCTTTTCACTATTTCCATACCTAAAAACCAGCAGTGTGCTCAAGTTCAGTATCCTTTTCAGTAATTACCTGGGCAAACAAGATACCTGAGCCAAGATGGCATGGTTATTGCAGGAAAGTTCTCCGCACAGGCAACTTCCTGGGGTGACCTTAAATAATGCAAGTGTCCCAGGCATCAAGGAGGCAGCTTTCACTAATATTAATTAATAACGTAATCAGGAACTAGGTGGTGGCTCCTGCTTGTGTCCCTTTCGTATCAGACTTGCCTGTGTCTATTAGTCCACctcttcccctttccttcttcccctccctggatttcttttttttttttttttaagatgtatttatttttattacaaagtcagatatacagagaggaggagaaacagagaggaagatcttccgtctgatgattcactccccaagtgaccacaacggcaggccttgagccgtccttgactgctttcccaagccacaagcagggagctggaagggaagtggagctgccgggattagaaccggcacccatatgggatcgcagcacgttcaaggcgaggactttagctgctaggccacggcgccaggcccctcctccctggatttCAACATTCCTGCAGCAAAAGCCAGTTGAATGAGTGAGTGTCTGATCGCACTAAGCTGGTCTCTGAGAGAAAAGCTGCGCTGTAACATCCCTAAATCTTCAGCCCTGACAGCGGCCAGCCATGGCCACAGGTTAGAAGCTGCCAAGAGATGTGCCTTTTAGAAGCTGACAATGAGCATCGGTCGTCTCCGCCTTCCAGGAGTGGGTCAGAACTAGGTGCGGGAGGGTGGAGCTGAACCCTGGTTTCCCAGAGCTTCCTGGAGAATAGAAGCAGCTGCAAATAAAGTGCTCCGAAGGAAACATTCCAGCTGTGGTTGGGAGAACCTCTCCTGGCACTGAGTGGTTGTAAAGGCAGAACCCTGAACCTAGCGACTGTTAGCGCGGGCAGGAATGGCTGAGCCACCAGAGACCAGAGCTGCTCAATTGGAAAGGGTGGCATGAGCGTTTGAGAGCAACATCCCTTAATagttatttatatgaaagtcagagttacagagagagacataaacagatcctccttccacctgctggttcacacaccaaatggctgcaatagccagagccgggccaggctgaaagcaggagccagggttttcctctgtgttttccaTGTGAGTCCAGGGACCCAatatttggaccattttctgctgctctcccagaccattaacagggagcagctgggacttgaaccagtgtccctgCAGAATGCTGGcaaagcaggtggtggctcagcatgctgtgccacaacactggtcctccTCTGACCTCTCTTAACGGTTGTGTGAGGAATGACAACCCCCTCATCCATCCTTATCAAGGACCTCCTAAGAGATCCAGTCCTCAGATGGACCTGTGATGTTCAATACACAAGGATTTCTCTAGAGAAAGTTCTATGTTTCTAATCTCAGTGGTGTCCTGGCATATTTTAGGAACTTGGTGCTTTGTCACAAAACACTGCCAACAAAGGCCATCCGAAGCAAGAGACCTCACTCCAGGAATCCCCTGTTGTTGCAGACCCCTCTCTCCAGACCGGAAAAGGAGCTTCTGCAACAAACTCCCTTCCTGGTCTTCTCAGTGGGCTGCCTGTTCTGTGAAGAGGCTCAGCCTGGAGCATGCAGCAGGATGGTAAGAAGCTGGACGGGGGGAGGAGGAGTGAGAAGAACAGGTGATTGgagagtgcagggtctcaagctttTCCCAGCCACTCCTTACCCACTCCACACTGCTGCCTTGCAATCACGAGAGGTGACATGCACTGTCCAGAATCAAGACTTACtctgggcagagggagggagaaaccaGGCTACCAGGAGTGGCCTCTGCGCAGAAGGTGGGGGAAGGTGGTGAAGAGGTGTGTGGGTGCCTCCTTCTCCCTTGCAGGGATCAGAAGTGTCAATCAGCTTGGAGGGCTATTTGTGAATGGCCGGCCCCTGCCTCTGCACATCCGGCAGCAGATCGTGAGGCTGGCGGTCAGCGGGATGCGGCCCTGTGACATCTCACGGAGCCTGAAGGTAATGATgaaggcagggggcaggcagaTGGGGCCACTCTGAAGCCATGAGTCTGTGCCTGCTGCAGACTCATGGGGGCTACTTCCTGGAAGACCTTGCAAGTTGGGAAACAGAGGTGGACTGGGCTCTCGGCTCCGTGGCTGAGCCCATTTAAAGCCTCACTTTGCCTTGTAGTATCCTTCTACCCGTGCCTTGTCTGTTCCTGCTTCTCACCTGACTCAGGTATCTAATGGCTGTGTAAGCAAGATCCTAGGACGTTACTACCGCACAGGGGTCTTGGAGCCCAAAGGGATTGGGGGCAGCAAGCCCCGTCTGGCCACACCCCCTGTGGTGGCTCGAATTGCTCAGCTCAAGGGAGAATGTCCAGCTCTCTTTGCCTGGGAGATCCAACGCCAGCTTTGTGCTGAAGGGCTTTGCACACAGGACAAGACTCCCAGTGTAAGTGCCCTGCCCGCCCTGATCCTGGGCTGGCAAACTGGCTGTTTGGGGAGATGGAGAATCCTGTCACATGGTAGTGtgggcagccaaggctgggtggtGACGGGCTGGGCTTCTCTGACCCCTCAGTTTCCCTTCGGATAAGTGTTGGAGTGAGAAAAGAGaggttaaaaaagtaaaaatgtaaggATAGAAACAGGGCTGCCCCTGGGATTGATGTGTGggtgaaggaagaagggaaggaaggatttTAGGGGGGTGGTCCTGATACTATGACCCTTGGTCTGTGTACCCTCCCCTGACTCAACACCTTAATACCTgcccaggtctcctccatcaatcGAGTTCTACGGGCACTGCAGGAGGATCAGCGAATTCCCTGGGCACAGCTCAGGTCACCAGGTGGGTCTTAGAGCTGCCTGTGGCCATGGTCAAAGCCAAATCCTCAACACTGTCAAAGCCctatctgttttgtttgtttgttgtcttTTGATCACTCTGTTTACAGTCTACTAAGGATGGCCTGCCAGGAAGGCCAGTTCTTTCCTGGTGGAAGAGAATAAAGTTTGGGGAAATGAAGCAATATCCCCAAAGCTACCAGCTAATTGTTGGCTGGTCTGGGAACAGAACCCAGGCCCCTAAGCCCCTAAGTTTATGGAACACACTGAGGAAGAGGCAGGACTGGAtcccttttctccctcttctcccttaATGGCTTTCCCAGAGAACCCTCATGTTCTATGTGAACCTGCACGTGTGGGCCAACGCTACTCCTGCTTTCCCTGAAAGCACTAAGCAGGTTCACCATCATGATATTAAAGTTAAGCACTGTGCTACTCAGTGTCCCTGCAGTGACTGCCCCGCAAGCACCGCTCTGCTCTTACACCTTTGCCATCTCTCACTGCTACCCCagggactcagaaccccaacctaACCAGAGAAATCTCCAGCACAAACAACCGCAAGACCTTGTCCTCCTTTGCAGCTGACTTGGCTCCAGTTCCTCCCAGTCTCCACAGTGGCTCTGAGACTCCCCAGGGTCCCCATCCAGGGACTGGTCACCGGAATCGGACTATCTTCTCCCCAGGACAAGCTGAAGCACTGGAGAAAGGTGCTGAGTGGGGTGTGCAGTGGGACAGGAGGTCTTTGGTACGACCGGGGGCAGTGGTCCTGAGGCCAAGGTTGAGGGGTGTAGGCTGTGGGTAACCCTGTCTGGGGAGGAAGGGAATTGAGGGTTGTAGCAGGtagccagccagagctgagagggAGACCCATGCCCTGCTCCTCTGCTTTTGCCTAACCATGTGAGTCTCCATCCTTACAGAGTTCCAGCGTGGACAGTATCCTGATTCAGAGGCCCGTGGAAAGCTggctgctgctacctctctgcctgaggacacagtgagggtgaGTGAGCCCTGGGACACAGTGTGTCAAACCTTCGGGAGGAAGGGTCCATAGCAGCCGGGGCTTTGAGTTCTGACTAAAGGGAGACAGGAGGATGAAAAGGTGGAAAGAAACCTGCCTGAGCAAAATTTGGGGACAAGCCCTTCCTTGCCATCTTTTGTGGATTGCTCTGCTTTCGTACCCCACCTTGTTACGTTGGAGTTGAGGTGGGGGACAGAAAGTAAAGGCCAGGTGAAGGAAGGAGGATATTAGAGAGAGGACCTTCATTCTGAGGCCAGACCAGGAACATGAAATGAGAGCAGTAAGTGCA from Ochotona princeps isolate mOchPri1 chromosome 25, mOchPri1.hap1, whole genome shotgun sequence encodes:
- the PAX4 gene encoding paired box protein Pax-4 isoform X1, translating into MHCPESRLTLGRGREKPGYQEWPLRRRWGKVVKRCVGASFSLAGIRSVNQLGGLFVNGRPLPLHIRQQIVRLAVSGMRPCDISRSLKVSNGCVSKILGRYYRTGVLEPKGIGGSKPRLATPPVVARIAQLKGECPALFAWEIQRQLCAEGLCTQDKTPSVSSINRVLRALQEDQRIPWAQLRSPADLAPVPPSLHSGSETPQGPHPGTGHRNRTIFSPGQAEALEKEFQRGQYPDSEARGKLAAATSLPEDTVRVWFSNRRAKWRRQEKLKWEMQLPAVSQGLTIPRVSPAVISAQVLG
- the PAX4 gene encoding paired box protein Pax-4 isoform X2 — translated: MHCPESRLTLGRGREKPGYQEWPLRRRWGKVVKRCVGASFSLAGIRSVNQLGGLFVNGRPLPLHIRQQIVRLAVSGMRPCDISRSLKVSNGCVSKILGRYYRTGVLEPKGIGGSKPRLATPPVVARIAQLKGECPALFAWEIQRQLCAEGLCTQDKTPSVSSINRVLRALQEDQRIPWAQLRSPADLAPVPPSLHSGSETPQGPHPGTGHRNRTIFSPGQAEALEKEFQRGQYPDSEARGKLAAATSLPEDTVWFSNRRAKWRRQEKLKWEMQLPAVSQGLTIPRVSPAVISAQVLG